DNA sequence from the Aurantiacibacter aquimixticola genome:
ATCGAGGCGTTGAAGCCCGGCGACGTTCTGACCGTGTGGAAGCTGGACCGCCTGTCCCGTTCGCTCCGCGACCTCCTGTTCACGCTGGAGGCGATCACGGAAGCCGAGGCCGGGTTCCGGTCGCTGACCGAGGCGGTCGATACCACCACGCCAGCGGGACGGTTGATGACGCAGACCCTTGGCGCGTTCGCCGAGTTCGAGCGCGCCATGATCCGCGAGCGGACCATGAACGGCCTGGCGCACGCCCGTAAGGCAGGCAAACATATCGGCCGCAAGCGCGCCCTCTCCCCCCAGCAGCGCGCCGAGATCATCGAGAAGGCCGAGAACGGGCAAGGCTCCCCCGCCCAGCTCGCCTCGCTGTTCCGCGTGTCGCGATCGACCGTGCAGCGTGTGTTGCGCGAGCATCGGGCGAAGATGGCGAGCTGATGGTGGACACCCTCACCGCCGTAGCGCGATCGGAGCGCATGAGCCGGGTTCGCGCCAAGGACACGA
Encoded proteins:
- a CDS encoding recombinase family protein; the encoded protein is MQIGYARVSRGDSQDLDPQLRALTDAGCSIIYQEEASGAKSDRPELALAIEALKPGDVLTVWKLDRLSRSLRDLLFTLEAITEAEAGFRSLTEAVDTTTPAGRLMTQTLGAFAEFERAMIRERTMNGLAHARKAGKHIGRKRALSPQQRAEIIEKAENGQGSPAQLASLFRVSRSTVQRVLREHRAKMAS